From the genome of Triticum aestivum cultivar Chinese Spring chromosome 3B, IWGSC CS RefSeq v2.1, whole genome shotgun sequence, one region includes:
- the LOC123067357 gene encoding zinc finger BED domain-containing protein RICESLEEPER 2-like, with product MRPAAGYLAVASASSHSDAMDLGEDHSLREDGDREKEMQLTLKRTESDGGDHHGQEHGHGTASLIPSLTPSLDGAIRLHPPGKGQAPGRRKGPLVSASKVQQRYDTSSRPRRPSPLSRSSTVIKHKNKSKAILACGTSSSNQVDVPCDASAPMDEDGDHVILSDDEDGQEQEVEEVNEAGKRKLTSKVWLEMKKIKINGQWKAKCNYCHKELVSGPRAGTKHLATHLKICTLKMLKTKGGKTLSQPSLRMNAKDDGNVFLESYTFDQEVARRELGNMLVLHEYPLSIVEHAGFRKFVHALQPLFKLHTRNTFRQDIVENYEEEKKKAIDYMTMNQSRVAITTDMWTADHQKKGYMAITAHFIDESWKLRNVIMRFVYVPAPHTSEVICEVLYDSLLQWNIDEKLMAVTVDNCTTNDKAIEMIVGKIGKEKLPLEGTLLHMRYSAHILNLIVKDGLHVMKSAIENIRESVAYWTATGKRIEKFEEMAKFKKVKITRKLILDCKTRWNSTFMMLEAALPYRVVFERAKQVDKQYEHLPSDKEWEFAAEMVERLGLFYEITKLFSGTNYVTANVYFPRICEIKMKMRQWATCSNPIIKKLSEEMTTKFDKYWTDIQDLMGMATLLDPRYKRHMLTACFAMLHGIEPSSYECVELVDALVARLHSLIEEYEVEVDEYKPCEELISSMKAPAIMNIFNDIVAKQSPATARLQGEIDMYLADGLVPYTEVFSVLDWWKVAGTRYPTLRKVARDIFAIPVTTVASESAFSTSGRILSEHRSRLTPDMVEVLMCSQDWLRNKCKDAHKGDASFWTCLQDIQEGMQDLAL from the exons ATGCGTCCAGCTGCTGGCTACCTCGCCGTCGCCAGTGCTTCCAGCCACTCAGACGCCATGGACCTTGGGGAGGACCATAGCCTACGCGAGGACGGCGACCGGGAGAAGGAGATGCAGCTCACGCTCAAGCGGACTGAGTCGGACGGCGGCGACCACCACGGCCAGGAGCATGGGCATGGCACGGCTTCCCTGATCCCAAGCCTAACACCGTCGTTGGATGGTGCCATCCGTCTCCATCCGCCAGGAAAGGGGCAAGCCCCCGGCCGACGTAAGGGACCTCTTGTCTCGGCGTCGAAGGTGCAGCAGCGTTACGACACTTCAAGCCGGCCACGTCGCCCTAGCCCGCTTAGTCGATCCTCTACTGTCATCAAGCACAAGAACAAGAGCAAGGCTATATTGGCTTG TGGTACAAGTTCAAGCAACCAAGTAGATGTTCCTTGTGATGCATCTGCCCCAATGGATGAAGATGGAGATCATGTCATTCTTtcagatgatgaagatggacaggaGCAGGAGGTGGAAGAGGTCAATGAAGCAGGCAAACGGAAGCTAACTTCTAAAGTTTGGTtggaaatgaagaagatcaagatCAATGGGCAATGGAAAGCAAAGTGCAACTATTGTCACAAGGAACTTGTTTCAGGACCCAGAGCAGGCACGAAGCATCTTGCTACTCACCTAAAGATTTGTACTCTGAAGATGTTGAAGACGAAGGGAGGCAAAACATTGAGTCAGCCATCATTGAGGATGAATGCTAAGGACGACGGTAACGTTTTTTTGGAGAGCTATACCTTTGATCAAGAGGTTGCTAGAAGAGAGCTTGGTAACATGTTGGTGTTGCATGAGTACCCACTGTCTATAGTGGAACATGCTGGTTTTAGGAAGTTTGTTCATGCACTTCAGCCACTATTCAAGCTACATACAAGAAATACTTTTAG GCAAGATATTGTGGAAAAttatgaagaagaaaaaaagaaggcaaTTGATTACATGACTATGAACCAATCTAGGGTTGCTATCACTACAGATATGTGGACTGCTGACCACCAAAAGAAGGGATATATGGCTATTACAGCTCATTTCATTGATGAATCTTGGAAGCTTCGAAATGTTATCATGAG GTTTGTATATGTTCCAGCTCCTCATACAAGTGAAGTGATATGTGAGGTGCTCTATGACTCCCTGCTTCAATGGAATATTGATGAAAAATTGATGGCAGTGACTGTGGATAACTGCACCACCAATGACAAGGCAATTGAGATGATTGTGGGGAAGATAGGGAAGGAGAAGCTCCCTTTGGAAGGTACTCTGCTGCATATGCGTTATAGTGCACACATCTTAAATCTTATAGTTAAGGATGGATTGCATGTTATGAAGTCAGCTATAGAAAACATTAGGGAAAGTGTGGCATATTGGACCGCGACAGGAAAAAGGATAGAGAAGTTTGAGGAGATGGCTAAGTTTAAGAAAGTAAAAATAACAAGAAAGTTGATTCTTGATTGCAAAACTAGGTGGAATTCCACTTTCATGATGCTAGAAGCAGCTTTACCATATAGAGTTGTTTTTGAACGTGCAAAACAAGTTGACAAACAATATGAGCATTTACCTAGTGATAAAGAATGGGAGTTTGCTGCAGAGATGGTGGAGAGACTTGGCTTATTCTATGAGATAACTAAGTTGTTCTCCGGAACTAATTATGTGACCGCTAATGTTTACTTCCCTAGAATCTGTGAGATTAAAATGAAAATGAGACAGTGGGCCACTTGTAGCAACCCAATTATCAAAAAACTCTCTGAGGAAATGACAACTAAATTTGATAAGTATTGGACGGACATTCAAGATCTCATGGGGATGGCTACACTTCTTGATCCTCGGTACAAGAGGCACATGTTGACTGCTTGCTTTGCCATGCTTCATGGCATTGAGCCATCTTCTTATGAGTGTGTGGAGTTGGTTGATGCATTAGTTGCTAGATTACATTCACTGATAGAGGAGTATGAAGTGGAAGTAGATGAATATAAACCATGTGAAGAATTGATTTCTTCAATGAAAGCTCCAGCCATCATGAATATTTTCAATGACATTGTCGCCAAACAAAGTCCTGCTACAGCTCGGTTGCAAGGTGAAATAGATATGTACTTGGCAGATGGCCTAGTGCCATACACAGAAGTATTTAGTGTGTTGGATTGGTGGAAAGTAGCTGGAACAAGATATCCAACATTAAGGAAGGTTGCCAGAGATATTTTTGCCATTCCCGTGACAACAGTTGCTTCAGAGTCGGCCTTTAGTACAAGTGGCAGAATACTTAGTGAACATAGGAGCCGCCTAACTCCTGATATGGTGGAAGTTTTGATGTGCTCCCAAGATTGGCTTAGAAACAAATGCAAAG ATGCTCATAAAGGAGATGCTAGCTTTTGGACTTGCCTTCAAGACATTCAAGAGGGGATGCAG GACTTGGCCCTTTGA